In Bacteroidales bacterium, a single genomic region encodes these proteins:
- a CDS encoding S46 family peptidase: MRKLFAVLVILIISFGFKARADEGMWLLPLIEKLNIGKMTELGLKLSAEDIYSLNKASLKDAIVIFGGGCTGEIVSSQGLILTNHHCGYGSIQAHSSVEHDYLANGFWAMTKEEELPNPNLAVTFLVRIEDVSAQILANVKPGMSESERSASVNEARTAIEKKAQEGNNYRVQVGSFYGGNYFYLLVYERYNDVRLVGTPPQSIGKFGSDTDNWEWPRHTGDFSVFRVYSGPDGKPAAYSKANVPLKPKHYLSVSLKERNIGDFAMILGYPGRTNRYMTSYEVSEQLQIVHPDRIKIRGIKQDIWMADMKADQKVNIQYSSKYFGSSNYWKYSIGQKAGLERLNVKAKKEEIENQYNKWVVENPERKAKYGEALNMIKTSIEGRAEYYNALQYLNECIQGCEIFGMNQVATMLITAIKSGDNQKISDAVSRIKSNVSGFYKDYNGPTDKKSTKAMLKLYRADVPAKFHPDFYVNVVDKKYKGDIDKFVDDMFAKTIFSSEAKLMAFLDKPVLKTIENDPVYLTSASVYKSAGDISKGSSQFDAGLATGKRVWVAALMEMAPEKTQYPDANSTMRLSYGTVQNYDPKDGVTYKYYTTLQGVADKYKPGDYEFDLPKRLLELNQKKEFGRYGSSKGYMPVCFLTTNDITGGNSGSPVLNGNGELIGLAFDGNWESMSGDIAYEPELQRTIVVDIRYVLWTMDIFSGAKHLVDEMTIVQ, translated from the coding sequence ATGAGAAAATTGTTTGCAGTTTTAGTAATCCTTATTATCAGTTTCGGATTTAAGGCCAGGGCTGATGAAGGTATGTGGTTGCTGCCACTTATAGAAAAATTAAATATCGGCAAGATGACCGAACTGGGGCTTAAGCTTTCAGCTGAGGATATTTACAGTCTTAACAAAGCCAGCCTCAAAGATGCAATTGTAATTTTTGGAGGCGGCTGTACAGGAGAAATAGTTTCCTCCCAGGGACTAATCCTGACTAACCACCACTGCGGCTATGGGTCAATCCAGGCACACAGTTCGGTAGAACATGATTATCTGGCCAATGGTTTTTGGGCAATGACGAAAGAGGAAGAGCTGCCAAATCCTAACCTCGCAGTAACGTTTCTTGTCAGAATCGAAGATGTTTCAGCTCAGATCCTCGCAAATGTAAAACCCGGAATGAGTGAATCAGAACGTTCAGCATCTGTAAATGAAGCAAGAACAGCGATTGAGAAAAAAGCCCAGGAAGGAAATAACTACAGGGTACAGGTAGGGAGTTTCTATGGTGGAAATTATTTCTACCTGCTTGTCTATGAAAGATATAATGATGTCCGCCTGGTCGGAACACCTCCTCAGTCTATTGGTAAATTTGGATCAGATACCGACAACTGGGAATGGCCTCGTCATACAGGCGATTTCAGTGTGTTCAGAGTTTATTCAGGACCCGACGGAAAACCGGCAGCCTATTCAAAAGCAAACGTTCCTCTTAAACCTAAACACTATCTTTCAGTATCACTAAAGGAAAGAAATATTGGCGACTTTGCCATGATACTTGGTTATCCGGGAAGAACAAACAGGTATATGACTTCTTATGAAGTAAGCGAGCAGCTTCAGATTGTACATCCTGACAGAATCAAGATACGTGGTATCAAACAGGATATATGGATGGCGGATATGAAAGCAGACCAGAAAGTTAACATTCAATACTCTTCAAAATATTTTGGTTCTTCTAACTATTGGAAATACTCAATAGGTCAGAAAGCCGGTCTTGAAAGACTTAATGTAAAAGCAAAAAAAGAAGAGATTGAAAATCAGTATAATAAATGGGTTGTTGAAAATCCTGAACGGAAAGCAAAATATGGTGAAGCTCTCAATATGATAAAAACATCTATTGAAGGCAGGGCTGAATATTATAATGCTCTACAGTATCTAAATGAATGTATCCAGGGATGCGAAATCTTTGGCATGAACCAGGTAGCTACAATGCTTATCACAGCAATTAAATCCGGCGACAATCAGAAGATTTCTGATGCAGTATCGCGCATTAAATCAAATGTTTCCGGATTCTATAAGGATTATAATGGTCCAACAGACAAAAAATCAACAAAGGCCATGCTTAAACTTTACAGGGCTGATGTTCCTGCAAAATTTCATCCTGATTTTTATGTAAATGTTGTAGACAAAAAATACAAAGGCGATATCGACAAATTTGTAGATGATATGTTTGCTAAAACTATCTTCTCAAGTGAAGCAAAACTAATGGCATTTCTGGATAAACCTGTACTGAAAACAATTGAAAATGACCCTGTTTATCTCACTTCAGCTTCTGTTTATAAAAGTGCTGGTGATATTTCAAAAGGATCAAGCCAGTTCGACGCTGGTCTGGCTACAGGAAAAAGAGTCTGGGTGGCAGCCCTCATGGAGATGGCTCCTGAAAAGACACAGTATCCTGATGCCAATTCAACTATGAGGCTCTCCTATGGAACAGTACAGAATTATGATCCAAAAGATGGTGTAACATACAAGTATTATACAACATTACAGGGTGTTGCAGATAAATATAAACCAGGCGATTATGAATTCGATCTGCCGAAACGCCTTCTTGAGCTTAATCAGAAGAAAGAATTCGGAAGATACGGTTCTTCAAAAGGATATATGCCCGTGTGCTTCCTCACAACAAATGATATTACAGGAGGTAATTCAGGTAGTCCGGTTTTGAATGGTAACGGCGAACTTATCGGGCTGGCATTCGATGGTAACTGGGAATCAATGAGCGGTGATATTGCTTATGAGCCTGAATTACAGAGAACTATTGTTGTTGATATCCGTTATGTCTTGTGGACAATGGATATTTTCTCAGGTGCAAAACACCTCGTTGATGAGATGACAATAGTACAATAG
- a CDS encoding ribonuclease HII: MLKSYLYKNLTEAGCDEAGRGCLAGPVVAAAVILPKNFKHPFLNDSKKLSSKQRFILKDEIINTAISWKVAFVNNEEIDQMNILRASIKAMHIAIEGLDKEPQFLLIDGNRFYPYKDLRYKTIIKGDSLYFSIAAASVLAKTFRDEYMDKINEEYPQYGWIKNKGYPTSAHRAAIIEYGITPYHRKSFSLFNTQLKIDF; the protein is encoded by the coding sequence ATGCTCAAATCATACCTGTATAAGAACCTTACTGAAGCCGGCTGCGATGAAGCCGGGAGAGGTTGCCTTGCCGGTCCCGTGGTAGCTGCAGCAGTAATTCTTCCAAAGAATTTCAAACATCCTTTCCTGAATGATTCAAAAAAATTATCGTCAAAACAAAGATTTATTCTTAAAGATGAAATAATAAATACGGCAATATCCTGGAAAGTGGCATTTGTGAATAACGAAGAAATAGATCAGATGAATATTCTCCGGGCTTCAATAAAAGCAATGCATATTGCAATAGAAGGTCTTGATAAAGAACCTCAGTTCCTACTCATCGACGGTAACAGGTTTTATCCTTATAAAGATCTCAGATACAAGACAATTATTAAAGGAGACAGTCTATATTTTTCCATTGCTGCAGCCTCTGTTCTGGCAAAAACCTTCAGGGATGAGTATATGGACAAAATCAATGAAGAGTATCCTCAATATGGATGGATTAAGAATAAAGGTTATCCAACATCCGCTCACAGGGCCGCCATTATTGAGTATGGGATTACTCCTTATCACAGAAAATCCTTTTCGCTCTTCAATACACAGTTGAAAATTGATTTTTAA
- a CDS encoding T9SS type A sorting domain-containing protein has translation MSHQVLVPLAGVTNTGSLAYSQTIGETAIEIFQSSDGGFTQGFQQPCIKFTKENPPPGNGVKVYPNPVSDYVNVELFGDISRNFRVEIINISGTVVISERIEFTDMYWNTHQIAVEKLSTGLYFVRILSDDGVISRIFKIDKI, from the coding sequence TTGTCCCATCAGGTCCTTGTGCCTCTCGCAGGGGTAACAAATACCGGATCATTGGCGTATTCCCAGACTATAGGTGAGACTGCGATAGAAATATTTCAATCGTCTGATGGTGGATTTACTCAGGGGTTTCAGCAGCCATGTATAAAATTCACAAAGGAAAATCCACCGCCGGGCAATGGTGTTAAAGTCTATCCTAATCCGGTAAGTGATTATGTAAATGTTGAACTGTTCGGTGATATTTCAAGAAACTTCAGGGTTGAGATTATTAACATCTCCGGTACTGTTGTAATTTCTGAAAGGATTGAATTTACTGATATGTACTGGAATACGCATCAGATCGCGGTTGAAAAACTAAGTACAGGTCTCTACTTTGTCAGAATCTTAAGTGATGATGGTGTAATAAGCAGAATTTTTAAGATTGATAAAATCTAA
- the vanZ gene encoding VanZ family protein yields MFRLIQFLRPYARYFLITWLLIIITVSSIPSIPTLKIHTAKSEIRLDYLIHFCEYGLLAGMAFLAFVSSEFKMTNKRFFLITSCLILFAVLDEYHQKLIPGRAFNLKDIYSNIAGILAALVFCVVVFRMISRRNP; encoded by the coding sequence ATGTTCCGACTGATTCAATTCCTCCGTCCCTATGCCAGATACTTTCTCATTACCTGGCTACTGATAATAATTACAGTATCATCCATTCCTTCAATTCCGACTCTAAAGATCCATACTGCAAAATCTGAGATAAGGCTTGACTATCTTATCCATTTCTGTGAATATGGTTTACTGGCAGGCATGGCATTTCTTGCATTTGTAAGCAGTGAATTCAAAATGACGAATAAGAGGTTTTTCCTGATTACATCCTGTTTGATCCTGTTCGCAGTTCTTGATGAATATCATCAGAAATTAATTCCGGGCAGGGCCTTCAACCTAAAAGATATCTACAGCAATATAGCAGGAATATTAGCGGCTCTGGTGTTTTGTGTTGTGGTGTTCAGGATGATATCCAGAAGAAATCCGTAG